Sequence from the Rutidosis leptorrhynchoides isolate AG116_Rl617_1_P2 chromosome 3, CSIRO_AGI_Rlap_v1, whole genome shotgun sequence genome:
TTTAAAGGTGAAAATGATGATGACTTTGCATAACCTTGAAATCATTGTCGGACTCAATAATGCTTATGATATAGTCTTATTATGCAATATGCAATGTTTAGCAAGTCAAACTGCAACACGCGCGTTTAACATGCCTACGTACTAGTTTACATGCTTCATGCTACTATTGACTTGGCTTGAAGTTCTTCAATGAGCTCATTCAAACTCCGCCATGAAGAACCACCGGGTTCCACCGCTTTCACGGCGGCATCACTAAGCTCCTTCACCTTCTTCCTCATCTCTTTCCCTATCACACCTTCCATCAACTCTTTCATTTTCTTCTCCAACTCTTCCCATTTCACAAACCCTTTCATACTCCCATCACATGTCTCCACCCTTAATCCAATCTTTATTTCTTCCGTCACAAATTTTGCATTTAACGGCTGTTCTGCACTCAACGGCCATGCTAGAATCGGCACCGCCGCACATATACTCTCTAACGTCGAGTTCCATCCACAGTGACTTAAAAACCCCTTAACAATCTCATGCTCTAATATTTCTCTTTGATTCACCCATTCTCGAACCACAATCCCTTTCTCCTTAACTCTCTCTTCAAACCCATCATCGAACCCTAAAGTTGACTCTTTTACGCCTTTTCTCATTACCCACAAGAAGTTGACTTCGGATTTTTCGAGCGCGAGCTTGATCTCTTGGATTTGATCCAGAGATATCTCCGCTTGTGAACCGAATGCCACGTATAAAACTGAACTTCCAAGTTCAAGTTTTTTGTCCAGCCAAACCATCCATGAAGATTTTTGGCTGGACAAACTTTCTTTCTCGGTCAATCTACGATCAACACAGAAAGGTCCAATAGACCATGATTTCGGTCCATATTTCATGTTCCAATAATCTGAATACATCGGTTCGAGCTCAAAGAAGCTATTGGTGACCAACCCATAGCTTTTCCTTGTTGCAAGTATCATATTATGCATCCATTCAGCAAATTGGCTATTGACATCACGACCGTTGAATACATCACTAAACTCATTTCTAGTCACTTTTATCCACGGAAATTCCGGGACAACAACCTTATCACTGTCGGATTTTTCATTGAATAAATTCCCATTTTCAGCGACTACGGTTGTCACAGTGATAGTAAAATTACTCATTCCGTAATAAACAAGACGTGGTATACTAAATTTATTAGCTGATTCCAGCGTCCAGTCAAAAAAAGCATCAGTGACCATAAAGGTCACCGCTGGTTTTAGTGTCTGGCCGATTTTTTCAAAATAAGGTTGCATTGATTTTGTGGAAGAAATGAAAGGGAAAAAGAGGGACATTGAAGGGAGTTTGTCTACGCTCTCGACACCAGAGGGGACACCGGGGATGTTGTCGGGAAACGGGATGGAAATGACGGTGGTTTGTGTGTCGGAAAGAGATGCAGTAACATAAGGGTGGTTGGCAGGTGTGGTGAAGAGAGTAACGGCGACGTTACGGTGGAGAAAGATGCGCGCTAGTTGGAAAAGTGGAATCATGTGGCCTTTGGCCATGAACGGAAATAAAACAACGTGAGTTTTGGGGGACATGATtatgcaagaagaagaaatgatgtTGGATgttttatattatatatgtacataaGCATCCGATATCAGTCTATTTATATACCTCTTATAGTATATAAAAAAATCATTATACCAgctggtaataataatgatgattgattgattgattgatattTTGATATTAACAAGCAAAAGGATGGAGAGCGTGGTTGGTAGGAGACTGGAGGATAATTAATGGGAGAAAATAAAAACCAACAAATATCTAATCCAATgttattaaaaagataaaaatataaataataaatacccTTAGGATTAAAAAATTGAGTGAATAATAAATTATTAGGTTcacaagataaaaataaaaataccttAGGATTAAAAAAATTGAGTGAATAGTAAATTGTTAGGTTAAAATGATatatttattaatagtaatattaataattaataataataataataataaattacaatataaaaataataataataacaacaataataagaaGTATAACAGTGATAGTAACACTAACAAtgagtaacaacaataataataacaacaataacactaTTGTAAgactaaaaataacaataataattaatattaataatgaaaatgaatattatatacaaaaattaaatcactatatttatgtaCTCTGTAAGCTTCAAATCATACATCCAAATTACTCCTGGTAAATATAATATTTTTTCTTTTAACAGTAGTTTGTGATTATTCATGGGGGACTAAACCACCAACGCGATCATCTCCCACGGTTGTGTACGTAACTCGCCCCAAACTACTGTCTCGGAAGGAAACCGGACTAATCCGAGAGCATGGATGGTAAAAACCCCTCGCAGCTTCCCCCACAACGCAATGTGCGAAAGACGGTCTTCGATGGATTTCAAATGTCATGAACAATCTTGTGTGCAGTGTTGTAGTCCTCGAAAATCGAAATTTTAACGTCAAACAAAAAGTGTCAGCCCACTATCATTTGATGATTAATATCATCAAACCTCTAAAATTTACTGATACATTTGAgataaatttaataaatatcagttTTACATTAAGTTCAACtaagtttatttaataaataaataatcgaGGGTAACAATTGATAGTAACTGAACGTGTGAAGAACTTATGTTGCACATTATCATCAACTTTATGTGAACAATATTTTAGTAATAGGATGATTGTGTGATATAATTGAAAGATACTTACAAATTACGTATTTTTTTAAAAGTCATATATCTTGTTTCTAGAAGAATTTTGTTCTAGAAGAATTTTGTGAGCCAATCCAAAACAATATACGGACATGTTGATTCCTATACTATGATTATacatatgatacatacatatacatatatatatatttaatatatttaaaagtTAAATACGAGTAATaacaatataatattacataaacatttttatcattaaatttaataaatatatcAATATTAATTGTCagagaaatattaatattaaattaaatataattttaaattCAGCTATATAATCAATCATCATATTAGTaagatattaattaattttatatattaaatgttaaGAGCTGATGAACAATAAATATGGTATATCTAtacatctatatctatctatctatctatctatctatctatacatctaTATAAAGCACGTGAGTTAAATCTTACGTGTCATTTTTTAAATTAATTTGAATTAAATAATCCTACGTGTAAAATTGTCAATTAAACTAATCCtacgtgttattttattattaaactaaattgaatattaaatatataatcattattataaaaaaggaAAGAAGGTACAAAATAATTGGTACGTATTATTAAGATATATATGCTTCCAAAAATATTATTAAGATTTATTAAGATATGGATGAATTACTCCGTATTTGATATtattaaaaaagaaaaaataaataaatagattattAAGACTATTAAGATATGGAAAGACTATTAagatgttgatgcattttctgtaaatccctagacatctagcttacgtttgtaattagtacttcagtttatgggctaccatgatcgctcgttattatcctatatgtgtttatatgtgaTTACATGTACTACATGAACGCAAAAAGGATAATTGACTATATTAGACTTTgtcacacgtacgagtgaagtATCACTCGTACGGATGACGACTGCAGGCCTATTGGGTGGGGGCAACTGGAGGAAGACAGCACGGGGCAAAGCAAAGGGCAGAGCTTCGAGTGACCTTGTTCTTTGCTCTTCGACAGCCCGTCACTCGAAGCTCCTCTGTCGCGCCCTAGCcgagctcatacgcacggttgagttgagctgagtcacaaatctaatctgacTAAACATACACGTGACTTAAATCCTACGTGTCATTTTTTAAATTAATTTGAATTAAATAATCCTACGTGTAAAATTGTCAATTAAACTAATCCTacgtatcattttattattaaactaaattgaatattaaatatataatcattattataaaaaaggaAAGAAGGTACAAAATAATTGGTACGTATTATTAAGATATATATGCTTCCAAAAATATTATTAAGATTTATTAAGATATGGATGAATTACTCCGTATTTGATATtattaaaaaagaaaaaataaataaatagattattAAGACTATTAAGATATGGAAAGACTATTAAGATGTTGATGCTTTTTCTGTAAATCCCTAGACATCTAgcttacgtttgtgattagtacttcagtttatgggctaccatgatcgctcgttattatcctatatgtgtttatatgtgaTTACATGTACTACATGAACGCAAAAAGGATAATTGACTATATTAGACTTTgtcacacgtacgagtgaagtatcactcgtacggatgacaagctcatacgcacggttgagttGAGCagagtcacaaatctaatctgactaaacatacacgagtgagtgatcacccgcacggctgagccagatcactcgtacgagtgagagcTGACTCGTGCGGTTTACTCAACAGtaggggtatttaagtgttatgtacttcattttaggttaagcctctcattacacacacatcactcaaatctggtagccttatccgattctctctcaacccaaatcactcaagaggtgaataatagctctaggtgttaatctaatcacacaatccattgttgtggtttgactaaattaatcccaaaaccgGACCAATCCCACGGTTGTGTACGTAACTCGCCCCAAACTTCTGTCTCGGAAGAAAACCGGACCAATCCGAGAGCATGCATGGTAAAACCCCCTCGCAGCTGCCCCCACAACGCAATGTGCGAAAGACGGCCTTTGGTTGATTTCAAATGTCATggacaaccttgtgtgcaatgttatATTCAATGGCGGAGCTAGTAGGGGGGGCTTGTGGGTGCCAAGCCACCCCCAACTATTGGTGTTTATTTTGTATTCCATTATGTTTTTTATTAAAAGAAAAATAGAATTGTAGATCTGAAAATAGAAGTTGGAGTTCGGTGCAGGTAATATGATGTGGAGAAGACAAC
This genomic interval carries:
- the LOC139896306 gene encoding UDP-glycosyltransferase 90A1-like produces the protein MSPKTHVVLFPFMAKGHMIPLFQLARIFLHRNVAVTLFTTPANHPYVTASLSDTQTTVISIPFPDNIPGVPSGVESVDKLPSMSLFFPFISSTKSMQPYFEKIGQTLKPAVTFMVTDAFFDWTLESANKFSIPRLVYYGMSNFTITVTTVVAENGNLFNEKSDSDKVVVPEFPWIKVTRNEFSDVFNGRDVNSQFAEWMHNMILATRKSYGLVTNSFFELEPMYSDYWNMKYGPKSWSIGPFCVDRRLTEKESLSSQKSSWMVWLDKKLELGSSVLYVAFGSQAEISLDQIQEIKLALEKSEVNFLWVMRKGVKESTLGFDDGFEERVKEKGIVVREWVNQREILEHEIVKGFLSHCGWNSTLESICAAVPILAWPLSAEQPLNAKFVTEEIKIGLRVETCDGSMKGFVKWEELEKKMKELMEGVIGKEMRKKVKELSDAAVKAVEPGGSSWRSLNELIEELQAKSIVA